From Paucilactobacillus hokkaidonensis JCM 18461, one genomic window encodes:
- a CDS encoding HsdM family class I SAM-dependent methyltransferase: MARVEGSTDLWVDHLLNDSKIDLDYQSSHIKSIDDALHTASKKLNGKSGYPEYVGVVKDYLLVIEDKADISNHVYTDHDVITTNDPMIVPKYALNGALHYARHILERTSYKKCFAFGVSGNEKLHKITPMFVNERGDYDVLPDVESFISFNEKNIDEYYLKEVLHENTNEEKTTADILKDAAQLHEDLRTYGQLKDVDKPLVVSGILLALREGEARNFSIDSLTGDTVNTDGDKLMDAIKSNLRRSNVQPQTKLDKLLSQFSIIKDSAKLNTKDSRLGMTPLRYYTEFINRTIYQDIRYTNSAEDYLGRFYGEFMSYSGGDGQSLGIILTPKHITELFCDLVDLKPTDHVFDPTCGTAGFLIAAMHNMLKQASGDQQRRDIRRNQLYGIELQDYMFTIATTNMILRGDGKSNLKNEDFLQQPATKLQTETMANVGMMNPPYSQGSKKDPDQYEISFIKHLLDSVLPDGRVAVIIPQSTMVGKSKAEKQYKEAILKEHTLEGVITCNPNTFYGIGTNPVIAVFTAHEPHPADKPVKFIDFRDDGYEVSPHIGLVATSRVKDRKQYLLDVWHDNVEAPTKFCVKSTVKPTDEWLHSFYYFNDEVPTDAEFDKSISDYLDFEFSMIMAGREYLFKDKKIGGYDETE, encoded by the coding sequence ATGGCACGAGTTGAAGGGTCTACGGATTTATGGGTGGATCACCTGTTAAATGATTCTAAGATTGATTTGGACTATCAAAGCTCTCACATAAAAAGTATTGATGATGCACTTCATACTGCCAGTAAAAAATTGAATGGGAAGTCTGGTTATCCCGAGTATGTTGGGGTCGTAAAGGACTATTTGCTGGTGATTGAAGATAAGGCTGATATTTCCAATCATGTTTATACTGATCACGATGTTATTACGACTAATGATCCGATGATCGTTCCTAAATATGCGTTGAATGGGGCATTACATTATGCTCGGCATATTCTGGAACGCACTTCGTATAAGAAGTGTTTTGCCTTTGGAGTTTCAGGTAATGAGAAGTTGCATAAAATCACCCCAATGTTTGTTAACGAACGTGGTGACTATGATGTGCTACCAGACGTTGAGTCTTTTATTAGTTTTAACGAGAAAAACATTGATGAATACTATCTAAAAGAAGTCCTTCATGAGAATACCAACGAGGAAAAGACTACTGCTGATATTCTTAAAGATGCTGCTCAGCTCCACGAAGATTTACGGACATATGGTCAGTTAAAAGATGTTGATAAACCGTTGGTCGTATCTGGTATTCTTTTAGCTTTGCGTGAGGGAGAAGCTCGCAACTTTAGTATTGATTCATTAACCGGTGATACGGTTAACACTGATGGTGATAAGTTAATGGACGCTATTAAATCTAATTTACGGCGTTCTAATGTCCAACCACAGACCAAGTTAGATAAGTTATTGAGTCAGTTCAGTATCATCAAAGACTCAGCTAAGTTGAATACTAAAGACTCTCGACTTGGTATGACACCATTACGTTATTACACCGAGTTTATCAATCGTACTATTTATCAAGACATTCGTTATACAAACTCTGCAGAGGACTATCTGGGTCGGTTCTATGGTGAATTTATGAGTTATTCAGGTGGTGACGGTCAAAGTTTAGGTATTATTTTGACGCCTAAGCATATCACAGAACTGTTTTGTGATCTCGTAGACCTAAAGCCTACCGACCATGTATTTGACCCTACTTGTGGGACTGCTGGCTTTCTGATCGCTGCAATGCACAATATGCTTAAACAGGCCTCTGGTGACCAGCAGCGACGTGATATTCGTCGTAATCAGCTATATGGAATTGAACTACAAGACTATATGTTCACCATTGCAACGACAAACATGATTTTACGTGGAGATGGAAAATCAAATCTAAAAAATGAGGATTTTCTGCAACAACCAGCAACAAAACTCCAAACCGAAACAATGGCCAATGTTGGTATGATGAACCCACCATACAGTCAGGGTTCAAAAAAAGATCCTGATCAATATGAAATTAGCTTCATTAAGCATTTGTTGGATAGTGTCCTTCCTGATGGTCGTGTAGCTGTGATTATTCCACAATCTACAATGGTTGGTAAGTCCAAAGCCGAAAAGCAATACAAAGAGGCTATCCTGAAAGAGCATACTCTTGAGGGGGTTATAACGTGCAATCCTAACACTTTCTATGGTATCGGTACTAACCCCGTGATTGCTGTATTTACTGCTCACGAGCCTCACCCTGCGGATAAACCGGTTAAGTTTATTGATTTTCGTGATGATGGTTATGAAGTTAGTCCTCATATTGGATTAGTCGCAACTTCACGAGTCAAGGACCGCAAACAATACTTATTAGATGTTTGGCATGATAACGTGGAAGCTCCAACAAAGTTCTGCGTTAAGTCAACGGTTAAACCAACGGACGAATGGTTGCACAGTTTCTATTACTTTAATGATGAAGTGCCGACTGATGCGGAATTTGACAAATCAATTAGTGATTATTTAGATTTTGAGTTTTCAATGATCATGGCTGGACGTGAATATTTGTTTAAGGATAAGAAGATTGGTGGTTATGATGAAACTGAATGA
- a CDS encoding ArsR/SmtB family transcription factor — MKENLPNIDLNKVTLTQILKSLSDPIRLEIVTKLFKESKECSCAIFNDLGKKSNLSQHYRNLRLNGLISVRHSGIHSYLTLRQAELDQRFPNLLKAIIDNWHH, encoded by the coding sequence ATGAAAGAGAACTTACCTAATATTGATCTCAATAAAGTTACCCTTACGCAAATACTAAAATCCTTAAGTGATCCTATTCGTTTAGAGATTGTCACTAAGTTGTTTAAAGAAAGCAAGGAATGCTCATGTGCCATTTTTAATGATCTAGGAAAAAAGAGCAATCTATCTCAACATTACCGAAATTTACGTTTAAATGGCTTAATTTCCGTTAGACATTCTGGTATTCATAGTTATCTTACGTTACGACAAGCAGAACTAGATCAAAGATTTCCAAATCTTTTAAAGGCTATTATTGATAATTGGCACCATTGA
- a CDS encoding nuclear transport factor 2 family protein, producing MDSKTQIIEQYFKLSDLASNDEQALHEIIQLFSKRAVVKGTNGFIADNPTRVAEFFKNFFKDNQELRHLFHVVVDDGNYQAEWAVAGRKRSGRIFAFHGFDTYQFDQQNKISFLKVKLEK from the coding sequence ATGGATTCAAAAACACAAATCATTGAACAATACTTTAAGTTATCTGACTTGGCTTCTAATGATGAACAAGCATTGCATGAAATAATTCAACTCTTTTCAAAAAGGGCTGTGGTCAAGGGCACTAATGGTTTTATTGCTGATAATCCGACTAGAGTCGCCGAATTTTTCAAGAATTTTTTTAAAGATAACCAAGAATTAAGGCATCTTTTCCATGTAGTCGTCGATGATGGTAACTATCAAGCTGAGTGGGCCGTTGCTGGGCGTAAACGTAGTGGGAGAATATTTGCATTTCATGGTTTTGACACCTACCAATTTGACCAGCAAAACAAAATAAGCTTCTTGAAAGTTAAACTTGAAAAATAG
- a CDS encoding recombinase family protein — translation MAKIGYARVSSKEQNLDRQLAALKGVDKLFTDKLSGANTNRPELQKMLAYIREGDIVLVTELDRLGRNNQDLTKIMNTIQNKGATLDVLNLPSMTGIADPNLRQLMTNLIIELYKYQAESERKRIIERQQQGIFLAKQQGKYHGRKLQYTEDDPRLLHAFKLYQTGMSDVDVARNTGIKRTTFIRYRKKCNIKR, via the coding sequence ATGGCTAAAATTGGTTATGCTCGTGTGAGTTCCAAAGAGCAAAATTTAGATCGACAGCTAGCGGCCTTAAAAGGCGTTGATAAATTATTTACGGATAAATTAAGTGGAGCTAACACTAATCGGCCAGAACTGCAAAAAATGCTGGCCTATATCCGTGAAGGCGATATTGTCCTGGTTACTGAATTAGACCGCTTGGGCCGAAACAACCAGGACTTAACTAAGATTATGAACACCATTCAGAACAAAGGTGCCACCCTAGATGTGTTGAATTTGCCGTCCATGACGGGGATTGCGGATCCTAACTTGCGTCAACTGATGACTAACTTAATCATTGAACTGTATAAGTATCAGGCCGAAAGTGAACGGAAGCGGATTATTGAGCGTCAACAACAGGGGATTTTCCTGGCCAAACAGCAGGGGAAATATCATGGGCGCAAACTCCAATATACCGAAGATGATCCCCGCTTACTACATGCTTTTAAGCTTTATCAGACGGGCATGAGTGATGTAGACGTCGCCCGTAATACCGGTATTAAGCGAACAACTTTTATCAGATATCGTAAGAAGTGCAATATAAAAAGATGA
- a CDS encoding ABC transporter ATP-binding protein, with product MIIQTKGLTKTYQSKVVVDHIDLAIKEGSLTALLGPNGAGKTTTISMLTKILNPTSGMIKMKPDIKISMVFQQSILDNDLTVMENLSIRNKLYKEAKSNHIDALIQKIGLTEFINQKYGRLSGGQRRRVYIARALLNQPDIIFLDEPTTGLDIQTRSAIWKLLHSLQSQNNLTIILTTHYLEEADNADEVYIIDHGKIIASGSADEIKTQNSSSKLVIVSEQADQLMALIPSKIIHTQINHKTICLKANSDEALSLLLKFRSFIKTFTYQEGTMDDAFLSLTGRKMR from the coding sequence ATGATCATTCAAACAAAGGGACTTACTAAAACTTATCAATCAAAAGTGGTGGTTGACCATATTGATTTAGCAATCAAAGAAGGAAGCTTAACTGCTCTACTAGGACCCAATGGCGCTGGTAAAACAACCACTATATCGATGCTCACAAAGATCTTAAATCCAACCAGTGGAATGATCAAGATGAAACCAGACATAAAGATTAGCATGGTATTTCAACAGAGTATTTTAGATAATGATTTGACAGTTATGGAAAATTTGAGTATTCGAAATAAACTTTATAAAGAAGCCAAATCTAATCATATTGATGCTTTGATTCAGAAAATCGGGTTAACTGAATTTATTAATCAAAAATACGGCCGACTTTCTGGTGGGCAACGGCGACGAGTTTATATAGCAAGAGCTCTACTTAATCAACCTGATATTATTTTTTTGGATGAGCCAACTACGGGTTTGGATATCCAAACCCGCTCGGCAATTTGGAAATTGTTGCATTCATTGCAAAGTCAAAATAATTTAACCATTATTTTGACGACACACTATCTTGAAGAAGCAGACAATGCAGATGAGGTTTATATTATTGATCATGGCAAAATAATTGCCAGCGGATCCGCTGATGAAATTAAAACACAAAACTCTAGCAGTAAACTCGTGATTGTTTCTGAACAAGCTGATCAATTAATGGCATTGATACCAAGTAAAATAATTCATACGCAGATTAATCATAAAACCATTTGTTTAAAGGCTAATTCTGACGAAGCACTCTCATTATTATTAAAGTTTCGTAGTTTCATTAAAACGTTCACTTATCAAGAGGGGACGATGGATGATGCTTTTTTGTCATTAACCGGAAGGAAGATGCGTTGA
- a CDS encoding ABC transporter permease produces the protein MITLTRRNLLLYFRNRPGVFFSLLGAMISFLLYIVFLKKSMISSWKTVPSSHQLLDFWLIGGTLSVTAITTTLTSLGQLVKDKERKVIKDFYLTDLSHFEITMSYMLSAALIGFIMQIVMFALMIGYFSITDNLTMPWESLPAVIFVALFSSLLAVVINMLFIQFISRFDSLNAIGTIVGTASGFLVGTYIPIGILPNFAQLLIKLTPGAYVAAIYRQILMADKLKTAFHGQQSHFEKTMGIKLEWHHLLTGMQTTVLLTIVFLLGIAVLLIVDLIRSKENVRTVD, from the coding sequence ATGATTACTTTAACAAGGAGAAATCTACTGTTGTATTTCCGCAATCGCCCCGGAGTATTCTTTTCATTATTGGGAGCAATGATTTCATTTCTCTTATATATTGTCTTTCTAAAAAAGTCAATGATAAGTAGCTGGAAAACTGTCCCTAGTTCTCACCAATTACTTGATTTTTGGTTGATTGGAGGGACTTTATCAGTGACTGCCATCACAACCACCCTTACCTCACTTGGACAATTAGTAAAAGATAAAGAACGCAAGGTTATTAAAGATTTTTATTTAACAGACCTTTCTCATTTTGAAATCACCATGAGCTATATGTTAAGTGCCGCTTTGATTGGCTTTATTATGCAAATAGTTATGTTCGCACTGATGATAGGATACTTTTCAATCACAGATAACTTGACCATGCCATGGGAGTCGCTACCAGCTGTAATTTTCGTTGCTCTTTTTAGCTCTTTACTAGCAGTTGTAATTAATATGCTGTTTATCCAGTTTATTAGTCGCTTTGATTCCTTGAACGCTATAGGAACAATTGTTGGCACGGCCTCTGGCTTTTTAGTGGGTACCTATATTCCAATTGGTATTCTTCCTAACTTTGCGCAGTTACTTATCAAATTAACTCCGGGTGCATATGTAGCAGCCATTTATCGACAAATACTTATGGCAGATAAATTAAAAACCGCTTTTCATGGTCAGCAAAGCCATTTTGAAAAAACGATGGGAATTAAGTTAGAGTGGCATCATTTATTAACTGGAATGCAAACGACTGTGCTCCTTACCATAGTTTTTTTATTAGGAATAGCAGTTTTACTAATTGTTGACTTAATTCGAAGCAAGGAAAATGTGAGAACGGTTGATTGA
- a CDS encoding ABC transporter ATP-binding protein gives MSNLIFDSVTKIFGEGSSKYVALENINFEAESGQLILVVGPSGSGKTTFLTIAGGLQTPTNGDVKINDSTINSLSKKQQTKLRLEKIGFVLQSYNLVPFLTVEEQFKFVDKLKNQNLTEQKMHELLSDLGLLELLKKYPNQLSGGQKQRVAIARALYTDPDYILADEPTAALDTDRSMKVIELLRDLAHKRNKIIIVVSHDLRLKDMADKVYQIIDGKMTILEK, from the coding sequence ATGTCAAATCTAATTTTCGACTCAGTCACAAAAATTTTTGGTGAAGGGAGTAGTAAGTACGTAGCACTAGAAAATATTAATTTCGAAGCAGAAAGTGGTCAGCTTATTTTAGTTGTAGGGCCATCAGGATCAGGAAAAACTACATTTTTGACTATAGCAGGCGGACTACAGACACCAACTAATGGTGACGTAAAAATAAATGACAGTACAATTAACAGTTTGTCCAAAAAACAACAAACAAAATTAAGATTGGAAAAAATAGGATTTGTTTTACAATCTTATAACTTAGTCCCATTTTTAACGGTCGAAGAACAGTTTAAATTCGTAGATAAACTAAAAAACCAAAATTTGACTGAACAAAAAATGCATGAGCTTCTTTCTGATTTAGGACTTTTAGAACTGCTAAAAAAATATCCTAATCAACTTTCTGGTGGACAAAAGCAGCGTGTGGCAATTGCTAGAGCATTATACACTGATCCTGACTATATTTTAGCAGATGAACCCACAGCCGCATTAGATACAGATAGATCCATGAAAGTAATCGAGCTACTCAGAGATTTAGCGCACAAAAGAAATAAAATTATTATTGTAGTTAGTCATGACTTAAGGTTAAAAGATATGGCAGACAAAGTTTATCAGATAATTGACGGTAAAATGACAATCCTGGAGAAGTAA
- a CDS encoding ABC transporter permease, with amino-acid sequence MFLAIKEMLHEKLRYSLIVALIFLVSYLLIILTGLATGLANLNKAAINEWDASSIVLNSDSEGRLQQSFLSQDEVASLPNNGTRISQYSTLVKSENGLKENTQLVGLDSKSFIFKKLKITSGSKNIRNNAGVVSDKFKSDGFKIGDHLLVANSSLRIKITGFTPRATLSALPVVYISPDTIQPLNKGVTNAVVFKNKLKNSKIPKGTNQLSIGSFINKLPGYSAQQLTFNFMIGFLYIIILIVISIFLYILTVQKLPNLGVLKAQGVSTQYLVLSTLFQSFIMSVIGVIIAIILGEITAITLPSEVPIVIDKSNIIVTGIGIIIMSLLGALIPIRQIAKVDPYKIIGG; translated from the coding sequence ATGTTTTTAGCTATTAAAGAGATGCTACATGAAAAATTGCGTTATAGCCTAATAGTGGCACTTATATTTTTAGTAAGTTATCTTTTGATTATTCTTACTGGTTTAGCCACTGGTTTAGCTAACCTAAACAAAGCGGCAATTAACGAGTGGGATGCTTCAAGTATTGTCTTAAATAGTGATTCTGAAGGACGTTTACAACAATCTTTTCTTTCACAGGATGAGGTTGCTAGTTTACCCAATAATGGAACCAGAATTTCACAGTATAGTACACTTGTAAAATCAGAAAATGGATTAAAAGAGAATACTCAATTAGTAGGTCTTGATTCCAAATCGTTCATATTTAAAAAATTGAAAATAACAAGTGGTAGTAAAAATATCCGAAACAATGCCGGCGTCGTATCGGATAAATTCAAAAGTGATGGATTCAAAATCGGTGACCACTTGTTAGTTGCTAATTCATCATTGAGGATTAAAATTACAGGTTTTACACCCAGGGCAACTTTAAGTGCTCTTCCCGTGGTTTATATTTCACCAGACACTATTCAACCACTGAATAAAGGTGTAACAAATGCTGTGGTATTCAAGAATAAGTTAAAGAATTCAAAAATACCAAAAGGGACCAATCAATTGAGCATTGGCTCATTTATTAATAAATTACCTGGATATAGTGCACAACAACTCACATTCAACTTCATGATTGGTTTTTTGTATATTATTATTCTAATTGTTATTTCAATTTTCTTGTATATTCTGACCGTTCAAAAATTACCCAACTTAGGTGTCTTGAAGGCGCAAGGAGTCTCAACGCAATATCTTGTTTTAAGTACGTTATTTCAATCATTTATTATGTCGGTTATTGGCGTTATTATAGCCATTATATTAGGTGAAATAACAGCTATTACGTTACCCAGCGAGGTACCCATTGTCATCGATAAAAGTAATATTATTGTAACTGGAATCGGTATTATTATTATGTCCTTGTTGGGTGCATTGATACCAATTCGCCAAATTGCCAAAGTTGATCCTTACAAAATTATTGGAGGTTAA
- a CDS encoding IS3 family transposase, whose product MCRILGVSRAQYYRYRSPKPSKRRAEDAGLKQRILRIFAEFKQRYGVMKIHHELNLELQPLQLRCSPRRISRLMKELDIHSVTVNKWKAASASQTKVEQRPNLLKQDFSTTGLNQKWTADMTYIQTKRNGWCYLSTIMDLHSRRIIGYSFSKKMDTDLVLKTLESAVKNRTITGDLIIHTDLGSQYISDDYNQRLTELHIRHSYSRKGCPYDNAPMESFHASLKKECVYPVPVFEDYETAAAVLFEYVHAFYNRKRIHSSLGYQTPLQVEIATLTSQMAA is encoded by the coding sequence ATGTGCCGAATCCTCGGTGTTTCCAGAGCTCAGTATTATCGTTATCGATCCCCCAAACCTTCAAAACGCCGGGCCGAAGATGCGGGCTTGAAACAACGGATTCTGCGGATCTTTGCGGAATTTAAGCAGCGATACGGTGTTATGAAGATCCACCATGAATTGAATCTGGAACTTCAACCACTGCAGCTTCGGTGCAGTCCACGACGGATTTCCCGGCTCATGAAGGAACTGGATATCCACTCTGTTACCGTCAATAAGTGGAAAGCGGCTTCGGCTTCCCAAACCAAGGTTGAACAGCGTCCCAACTTGCTTAAGCAGGATTTCTCGACCACTGGTTTAAATCAAAAATGGACCGCTGATATGACCTATATTCAAACGAAGCGTAATGGCTGGTGTTACTTATCAACCATCATGGACCTGCACTCACGACGGATTATCGGCTATTCGTTCTCAAAAAAGATGGATACTGATTTAGTCTTAAAGACCCTGGAAAGCGCGGTTAAAAATCGAACCATTACTGGGGACCTGATTATCCATACGGATTTAGGATCACAGTATATCAGCGATGATTACAATCAACGTTTAACTGAGCTACATATCCGCCACTCATACAGCCGTAAGGGTTGTCCGTATGATAATGCGCCAATGGAATCCTTTCACGCTTCCCTCAAAAAGGAATGTGTTTATCCAGTGCCGGTCTTTGAAGATTATGAAACTGCCGCTGCCGTCCTTTTTGAATATGTGCATGCTTTCTACAATAGGAAGAGAATTCATAGTTCACTGGGCTACCAGACACCCTTACAAGTTGAAATTGCAACACTTACGAGCCAAATGGCCGCCTGA
- a CDS encoding IS3 family transposase, with the protein MPTRYDKEFKQNIINLYKQGESAAQLAREYGIGYSTVHKWIQGQAKTQSGKSPDEIKAMGKRLASLSEENEILKKALGFLAQK; encoded by the coding sequence ATGCCAACTCGTTACGACAAAGAATTCAAACAAAACATTATCAACCTATATAAGCAAGGCGAATCAGCTGCCCAACTGGCCAGAGAATATGGCATTGGCTATTCAACCGTTCATAAGTGGATCCAGGGCCAGGCCAAAACTCAATCCGGTAAATCGCCAGACGAAATCAAAGCGATGGGAAAGCGACTGGCTTCGCTGTCTGAGGAGAACGAAATCCTAAAAAAAGCCCTGGGCTTCCTTGCGCAGAAGTAA
- a CDS encoding acyl-CoA thioesterase, which yields MEPIHISQTLSISNHRVFSADLNEHDTVFGGKILATIDDNSSIAASRVARIETVTVSVDQVNFLLPFRLQDSMCAESYVSGVGHRSIEVFTKIIGEHLKTGERFLGLTCFSTFVVTDRNIELPLLVADKPEYTFVAQGYQERQAARLAKLKRQQDFNAHISVELPW from the coding sequence ATGGAACCAATTCATATTTCACAGACTTTATCAATTAGCAATCACCGTGTGTTTTCAGCTGACTTGAATGAGCACGACACGGTTTTCGGCGGAAAAATCTTGGCGACTATCGATGATAATTCATCGATTGCCGCATCGCGAGTGGCTCGAATTGAGACGGTGACCGTGTCAGTCGATCAGGTCAATTTTTTATTGCCGTTTCGGTTACAAGACTCAATGTGTGCGGAATCTTACGTTTCGGGCGTTGGTCACCGCTCAATCGAGGTATTTACTAAAATTATTGGTGAACACTTGAAGACCGGCGAACGGTTTTTGGGATTGACCTGCTTTTCAACGTTCGTGGTGACGGACCGTAATATTGAATTACCACTGTTAGTCGCTGATAAACCAGAATACACGTTTGTTGCTCAGGGCTATCAAGAGCGGCAGGCCGCCCGGTTAGCCAAACTAAAGCGCCAGCAAGACTTTAATGCGCACATTAGCGTTGAATTGCCGTGGTGA
- a CDS encoding IS30-like element ISLpl1 family transposase → MSSITYSERIKIETFCELGLSNIQMGVRLNRSPSTISYELSRCQPYQAELAQTDAEYKRSRCGRKTKLSDELKQKILNHLRLSWSPGMIAHEFKLATKSIYNWLNQGRIGFSLNDLPEHGVRQRRNVDQRSKYNQSLGRSIEQRPMMINQRNRIGDFELDTVVGPRGHSKAVLLTLIDRKSRFLWAYRLKDRMTATVNEALTKFLTTFNGPVHSFTVDRGTEFSGLVSLESQYGIKTYYCHAYTPAERGSNERFNRNLRYFYPKGTRFEHISAQDLTTTLLQINQRPLKILDWQTPYQVMLTNLSKNSD, encoded by the coding sequence TTGTCTAGTATAACCTATTCCGAACGAATTAAAATCGAAACCTTTTGTGAACTAGGGCTGTCCAATATCCAAATGGGCGTTCGGCTGAACCGATCACCGTCAACAATTTCTTATGAATTATCTCGATGTCAACCTTATCAGGCTGAATTAGCACAAACAGATGCCGAATACAAGCGATCACGATGTGGTCGGAAAACTAAGCTGAGCGATGAGTTAAAGCAAAAAATTCTCAACCATTTACGTCTAAGCTGGTCACCAGGAATGATTGCTCACGAATTTAAACTAGCTACTAAATCTATTTATAATTGGCTAAATCAGGGGAGAATTGGTTTCTCCTTGAATGATCTACCCGAACATGGCGTACGCCAACGGCGTAACGTTGACCAACGATCCAAATATAATCAATCTTTGGGGCGATCAATTGAACAGCGTCCCATGATGATTAATCAACGTAATCGCATCGGCGATTTTGAACTAGATACAGTCGTTGGTCCTCGTGGGCATAGTAAGGCAGTTTTGTTAACTTTAATCGATCGAAAATCACGGTTCCTTTGGGCATACCGGTTAAAAGATCGGATGACAGCGACTGTTAATGAAGCACTAACTAAGTTCCTAACCACTTTTAATGGTCCGGTGCACAGCTTTACTGTGGACCGTGGCACTGAGTTTAGTGGGCTAGTATCACTTGAATCACAATATGGTATTAAGACCTATTACTGCCATGCTTATACTCCAGCTGAACGTGGTAGTAATGAACGCTTTAATCGGAATTTACGTTATTTTTATCCTAAAGGGACTCGTTTTGAGCACATTAGTGCTCAAGATTTAACGACGACGTTACTCCAAATTAACCAGCGACCGCTTAAAATACTCGACTGGCAAACACCGTATCAGGTTATGCTGACAAATTTGTCCAAAAATTCGGATTAA
- a CDS encoding GlsB/YeaQ/YmgE family stress response membrane protein, translating into MHWLWVMIVGAAVGAFAGAIMSPSQSRGWIGHIIAGVLGALIGEGVLGPMGPELAGMTVIPAAIGAIAVVLIMMFVVQWERVRRSKHN; encoded by the coding sequence ATGCATTGGTTATGGGTAATGATTGTTGGCGCGGCGGTTGGTGCTTTTGCAGGTGCTATCATGAGCCCCAGTCAATCGCGGGGTTGGATCGGTCACATTATTGCTGGTGTCCTTGGGGCACTCATTGGTGAAGGTGTGCTGGGGCCGATGGGGCCTGAGTTAGCCGGAATGACCGTGATACCAGCCGCAATCGGTGCAATTGCCGTCGTTCTGATAATGATGTTCGTGGTTCAGTGGGAACGGGTTCGACGGTCAAAACACAATTGA